From the genome of Hymenobacter cellulosilyticus, one region includes:
- a CDS encoding hydroxypyruvate isomerase family protein produces MATWNRRAAVKGLLAGTATVSTLGLTEACAAEDKKTEQIRPLKGNIRQSVCRWCFQDLPLDQLCAAAKEMGIRGIDLVGPADWPTLKKYGLDSPMCNGAEINLTDGFNDPQFHARLQKQYAEMIPRVAAAGYTNLICFSGSRRGMSDAAGWDNCVRGLAPLLKLAARHKVVLVMELLNSKIDHKDYQCDRTAWGVELARKLGSEHFKLLYDIYHMQINEGDVIRTLTQHHEYIAHYHTAGVPGRHELDDQQELNYPAIMRAIQATGFKGYVAQEFMPRHTNKLASLRQAVQLCDV; encoded by the coding sequence GTGGCTACCTGGAATCGGCGGGCAGCGGTGAAAGGGCTGCTGGCCGGCACGGCGACCGTGAGTACGCTGGGCCTGACCGAAGCCTGCGCTGCTGAGGATAAAAAGACGGAGCAAATCCGGCCACTCAAGGGCAACATCCGGCAGTCGGTGTGCCGCTGGTGCTTTCAGGACCTGCCCCTGGACCAGCTCTGCGCGGCAGCCAAGGAAATGGGAATCCGGGGAATCGATTTGGTGGGGCCTGCCGACTGGCCGACGTTGAAAAAGTACGGCCTCGACTCGCCCATGTGCAACGGGGCCGAAATCAACCTGACGGATGGCTTCAACGACCCGCAGTTTCACGCCCGCCTGCAGAAGCAGTACGCCGAGATGATTCCGCGGGTGGCCGCGGCCGGCTACACCAATTTGATCTGCTTTAGCGGCAGCCGGCGCGGCATGTCGGATGCGGCGGGCTGGGACAACTGTGTACGGGGCCTGGCGCCCCTGCTCAAGCTGGCCGCCCGGCACAAGGTGGTGCTGGTGATGGAGCTGCTCAACAGCAAAATCGACCACAAGGATTACCAGTGTGACCGTACCGCCTGGGGCGTGGAGCTGGCCCGCAAGCTGGGCTCGGAGCACTTCAAACTGCTCTACGACATCTACCACATGCAAATCAACGAGGGCGACGTCATCCGCACTCTGACCCAGCACCACGAGTACATTGCCCACTACCACACCGCCGGCGTGCCCGGCCGCCACGAGCTCGACGACCAGCAGGAGCTCAACTACCCGGCCATTATGCGGGCCATCCAGGCCACCGGCTTCAAAGGCTACGTAGCCCAGGAATTCATGCCCCGCCACACCAATAAGCTAGCTTCCCTGCGCCAGGCCGTGCAGCTCTGCGACGTATAA
- a CDS encoding MFS transporter has protein sequence MNTTIRIKLSIMMFLEFFIWGAWFVTLGTYLLRNLNATGTQVGVAFLTQSIGAIVAPFIIGLIADRFFSAQKILGVLHLAGAALLWHASTAPDFSSFYPNILTYMILYMPTLALVNSIAFRQMQNPQKEFATIRVLGTLGWIVAGLTIGWLNWEQSGSLQSTFLMAAGASALLGLFSFTLPATPLLKPGRPAPWATCWASTPLGC, from the coding sequence ATGAATACCACCATCCGCATCAAGCTGTCCATCATGATGTTCCTGGAGTTCTTTATCTGGGGCGCTTGGTTTGTGACGCTGGGCACCTACCTGCTACGCAACCTCAATGCCACCGGCACCCAGGTGGGCGTTGCCTTTCTGACGCAGTCCATCGGGGCCATTGTAGCGCCCTTCATCATTGGGCTTATTGCCGACCGGTTCTTCTCGGCCCAGAAGATCCTGGGCGTGCTGCATTTGGCCGGGGCGGCCCTGCTCTGGCACGCCTCCACCGCCCCCGACTTCAGCTCCTTCTACCCCAACATCCTGACCTACATGATTCTGTATATGCCCACGCTGGCTTTGGTGAACTCCATAGCCTTCCGGCAGATGCAGAACCCGCAGAAGGAGTTTGCCACCATCCGGGTGCTAGGCACCCTGGGCTGGATTGTGGCTGGCCTGACTATAGGCTGGCTGAACTGGGAGCAAAGCGGCAGCCTGCAAAGCACGTTTCTGATGGCCGCCGGAGCCTCGGCCCTGCTGGGCTTATTTAGCTTCACCCTGCCGGCCACGCCCCTGTTAAAACCGGGCAGGCCAGCTCCCTGGGCGACATGCTGGGCCTCGACGCCATTGGGTTGCTGA
- a CDS encoding c-type cytochrome: MKKVLLLLSFGALLAACSSGSEKKAKEEYTLADSEETMATDSTTGANVTAVAHQPQIDTSATKIGTGPTGGAVAKGAKLIEGSDCMGCHRENEKLLGPAYKAVAEKYPSNDANVSMLAGKIIKGGKGNWGDIAMTPHPGLSEADAQEMARYILSLK; this comes from the coding sequence ATGAAAAAAGTCTTGCTATTGCTGAGCTTCGGCGCGCTGCTGGCGGCCTGCTCTTCCGGCTCCGAGAAAAAAGCCAAGGAAGAATACACTCTGGCCGACTCCGAGGAAACCATGGCTACCGACAGCACCACCGGCGCCAACGTGACGGCCGTAGCCCACCAGCCCCAGATTGATACCAGCGCCACTAAAATCGGAACCGGACCCACAGGAGGGGCCGTAGCTAAGGGCGCCAAGCTCATCGAAGGCAGCGACTGTATGGGCTGCCACCGCGAAAACGAGAAGCTGCTGGGCCCCGCCTACAAAGCCGTAGCCGAAAAGTACCCCAGCAATGACGCCAACGTGAGCATGCTGGCCGGCAAGATCATCAAGGGCGGCAAAGGCAACTGGGGCGACATCGCCATGACGCCCCACCCCGGCCTTTCGGAAGCCGACGCCCAGGAAATGGCCCGCTACATCCTCAGTCTGAAGTAG